The stretch of DNA TGACAAAATCGTTAGAAAGCGGATTGATATTGACTGTAAAAAATGCTTATCCTGTAATAAATGTGTTAATGCATGTCCAATTGGGATTATTGAGTCAGATACCCCCCTTCCGCCAAAAATAAAGCGTAAAAAGTGCATCTATTGCTCAACCTGTGTAAATGTCTGTCCAGTAAATGCCATAGAAATTACCCATATTGTAGCTAAAATATTCAAAGGTAAAATTATTATTGAAAATTGGGCTAAAAATGAAAAACTAATATACGATAATCTAAAATGTGTTTCATGTCTCGTATGTATGAAAAACTGCCCATTTTATGCCATATCTAAATCAAAAGAAGGTCTTAAATTTGATATGGAAAAATGCCGATTATGCGGACATTGTGGAAGCCTTTGCCCAGTGGATGCCATAGATTTTGAAGGAGCTCCTAAGTAATTTAAAATTTAAATGGTGGTTTTAATGATAACCATAAAAAAACCTGTTAAAAAGGTAATATCAAATATTTCGGATGATTTAGGTTTTGATAAGGAAGAAATCCGTAAAATAGTTAAAGAAACACCGAATATCTCTGAAAGGTATATATATGTATTTCCAAAAAGATGCATAAGATGTGGATTGTGTTATGAGGAATGTCCTGTTGATGCAATAACAAAGCCCAGTATAAGAAAACCTGCTGAAATAATACCTGAAAAATGTGTAAAATGTGAAATATGTGCTAAAACCTGTCCTGTTAATGCAATTGAGGTTTTAGAGGGAAAAGTATATTTGGAAAATGAGGGGGTAATATATAAACTAAAAGAAACCGAAATTCAGCATAGGACTGTTAGACTAGTAAAATACGATATAGATTTGGAAAATTGCATAAAATGCGGA from Methanothermococcus okinawensis IH1 encodes:
- a CDS encoding 4Fe-4S binding protein yields the protein MSSKVIPAKEVVSRHFRGLDVELSIDDKIVRKRIDIDCKKCLSCNKCVNACPIGIIESDTPLPPKIKRKKCIYCSTCVNVCPVNAIEITHIVAKIFKGKIIIENWAKNEKLIYDNLKCVSCLVCMKNCPFYAISKSKEGLKFDMEKCRLCGHCGSLCPVDAIDFEGAPK
- a CDS encoding 4Fe-4S binding protein, translating into MITIKKPVKKVISNISDDLGFDKEEIRKIVKETPNISERYIYVFPKRCIRCGLCYEECPVDAITKPSIRKPAEIIPEKCVKCEICAKTCPVNAIEVLEGKVYLENEGVIYKLKETEIQHRTVRLVKYDIDLENCIKCGVCQRYCPTNAIHVVRRKSFDVNLDLCVGCKACENVCPKKVIKVQNELGEIPFNKDITVDNDTCIKCLSCVDECPVNAIKEIKEGVEINKSSCIFCGRCEKVCPVHAIEIKKLNNKNKE